From the genome of Pseudomonas migulae:
GCCCGAACCGCCGATGGCGTTTTCGACGCTAACGCCCTTGGCGATGGACACATTACCCACCAGGCCGCCAACGTCGGAGAACGAGGCCTCATTGAGGTTGATCTTCTGGTTTTGGGTAAACCCGGAGAAATCCAGGGTGTCCTTGCCGCCCGCATCCCACACCGAAAACACGACCTTGTCCGACGATGAAGACGCGCTCAGGAAGTCGCGGCCGGCATTGGAGTTGAAGCCGTAGGTGGTGTCACCGGTACGGGTGGTGGTGTTGGCGCCGTAGAGCTTCTGGATGGCTGCGATATCGTCCATCAACGGGCCCGACGAGTAGGCTTCGACACCGCCCTTGCTGAAGTTCTGGCTGGTGTTGCTTTCACTCCAGTAGCTCATGACGCTGTAGCCGCGGGTGTCTTGCCCGTAGGACGCGTCGTTGTAGGTCGGTGCGCCTTCGCCGGCGTTGTAGTCACCAGGATGCGCCAGGCCCAGGGAGTGGCCGATTTCGTGAGTGAGGGTTTGACGCCCGTAATTGTTCAGTTCCGGTGTCTTGTTGGCCGTGTAGCCGCTGTTGATCAGGTACCAGGAAGTCCCGTCATACCCCGCGCCCGTGCCAGGCAAGTAAGCGAATGCCGCCGCACCGTCCTGACCGCCGCTGTAGTTGCCGAAGGTCATGTGAGCGTCGCCGCCGCTGGCCTTGTCCGTGAAGGTGACGTTGGCCACGTCGGCCCAGGATTGCATGGCGAGCACGGCCTGGCCTTTTTGCTGGGCACTGAATTGGCTGAAGCCGGTGATCCCGTGCTTGTTCATGGTGCTCGACGAGGCCGAGGTCAGGAACGTGTAGGTCAGTTCGATTTTGCCGCTGCCGTCCTTGTCCTGGTAGGCAGCGCCGTCGCGCAGCAATTGGGTGGCTGCCTGGTCGACGGAGAACGAGGGTTTGCCATTGACCGTGAGGTTACCGCCACGGTCGTATTGATGGCTGAAACTATTGATCTGATTGAATGCAGAACTGGGGGCCGCCAATGCCTGCAAAGGCTGGAAGGCCAGTTCAGCAATCTCAATAGCGTTAACTTTTACTTTCGACATAAACACACTTCCTTGTATTGCCATGGAACAGTTTTAGTCAGATAGCGACAATCCCTGGCGAGATCGTCCTATCACTCGCCCAATGAAGGCGAAAGAAAACTGACACAATTTGAAATCAAACGTCCACTACTTTTTTGGCGTCAAGTTTGTGTATTCCGCAAAGCGCCCGGAAACAATAGGCGCACTGGGAAAAGAATGAATGTGAAAATAATCAGCTGAAGTTATTGTCTGACAATCGGCAATTTAAATATTAAATAAAGGTAAGTTATCGGGACGGGAATCGTCTGACTATTCATGTGTTGGCTCGTACACTTCGATCAGTGAAAATTAGACTTTTCGAGGAATGTGACCACACTGAAATACCGAGTTATCGTTCTTCGCGGGCTTACGAAATGATCCGGGTGAAGCCGACATGAAAATGGTCACGCCCTTTTTGGCCACGCTCATTGCCGCCAGCGCGTGCGCGGCGACGAGTTTTTGCGCAAGCGCCGGGACTTCTACGGTCCTGGCGACCAGCTTCGATTGCGCCAAGGCCAGCGCAACCATCGAGAAGCTTATCTGTCGCGACCCGCAACTGAAGCAGATGGATATTGAACTGACGCGTCTCTATCGCCTGGTGCTCACGGACGTTCATTCGGTGCCGCTTCCCGACAAAGTCGAGGTCGAACAGCGGTTCTGGGCCGACGCCCGCAATCAGTGTGCTTCCGCAGCAGAGCCCAAGGCATGCACGATCCGCAGTTATGCCGAGCGTGCGCATCAGCTTCGTCAGGGTTCGGCGATTGCACGAACCAAGGATCCGAGCAGGCTCACCGATGGCCCCATAGCCTTGCATTGCGCAGGGCTGAACGCATTGATTGCCGCCACTTTCTTCAATGTCGAACCGCGTGTGGTGTACCTGAAATGGGCGAATACCGCTGTCACCCTGATCCAGGTGCCGAATGATTCCGCTACCCAATACAACGCCAAGGACAACCGGGGTAGCTACAGCTTCTGGCAGGACGAAAACGAAGCATTTTTCCAGATACCGGGCTCGGGGCGAATGAGTTGTACGGTTGAGCCGACTACCTGATCGCGCAACGGGACATCCTGTCCCGTTGGCCTTATCTGGCGTATCAGCTTCCGGTGCGAATCTTGTTCCACACCCGCGTCCGAATCCGGTCGATATTCAGCGGCATCGCTTCCAGCGCAAACAATTTCCCCATCATTTCCGGGCTCGGGTAGACCTTGGTGTCGTTCTTGATCGCCGGGTCGATCAGGCTGTCAGCCTTCTCGTTACCGTTGGCGTAATGCACGTAGTTGCTGATACTGGCCATGACGTCCGGGCGCAGCAGGTAGTTCAT
Proteins encoded in this window:
- a CDS encoding serralysin family metalloprotease; its protein translation is MSKVKVNAIEIAELAFQPLQALAAPSSAFNQINSFSHQYDRGGNLTVNGKPSFSVDQAATQLLRDGAAYQDKDGSGKIELTYTFLTSASSSTMNKHGITGFSQFSAQQKGQAVLAMQSWADVANVTFTDKASGGDAHMTFGNYSGGQDGAAAFAYLPGTGAGYDGTSWYLINSGYTANKTPELNNYGRQTLTHEIGHSLGLAHPGDYNAGEGAPTYNDASYGQDTRGYSVMSYWSESNTSQNFSKGGVEAYSSGPLMDDIAAIQKLYGANTTTRTGDTTYGFNSNAGRDFLSASSSSDKVVFSVWDAGGKDTLDFSGFTQNQKINLNEASFSDVGGLVGNVSIAKGVSVENAIGGSGNDLLIGNGVANELKGGAGNDILYGAGGGDKLWGGVGSDTFVFAASSDSKPGAVDQILDFVSGLDKIDLTGITNGAGLHFVSAFTGAAGDAVLTTSGGNSLLSVDFSGHGVADFLVSTVGQAAFSDIVA
- a CDS encoding MliC family protein, coding for MKMVTPFLATLIAASACAATSFCASAGTSTVLATSFDCAKASATIEKLICRDPQLKQMDIELTRLYRLVLTDVHSVPLPDKVEVEQRFWADARNQCASAAEPKACTIRSYAERAHQLRQGSAIARTKDPSRLTDGPIALHCAGLNALIAATFFNVEPRVVYLKWANTAVTLIQVPNDSATQYNAKDNRGSYSFWQDENEAFFQIPGSGRMSCTVEPTT